In Choloepus didactylus isolate mChoDid1 chromosome 6, mChoDid1.pri, whole genome shotgun sequence, one DNA window encodes the following:
- the EXPH5 gene encoding exophilin-5 isoform X5, with protein MRAGSSMPPWDASLLENEFFRVLDDLDSKLAQEQSPDSVNTKTPLNYGSRTQFSHFYSGGNRHSNIPERHKNHYNETSNMSIYDILRPGTPREGFKTFSPRTRTIYDMYRTREPRVLKEDYLQNNTFGSTSLCFDNRQRSASPATGHFTARSLHIPAITQNRNGFIPQSHRQSPKRTPLSSIVWNRSDSFRDGQNQEEFLRLPSPMEIDPADQCMHPRCFQENRRYEFYHSQNVYQSVSLNAPVDNAMNPDPFENTENMPFHHQDNPFARSFFSNTFGRSRDRRFGQSPSWGQQEEYFSWSDFHRNNKPFVSSDRDFEMISTEANSASAVHGHCVPSQYWRSFSPCYGPNVPRDQDEPCPWQFDFQRNTLERMEVSQGNGSQSAPHVSTSNVCPVTGSSYHIKPGGLEYQQDNSPIEVYLNEDAYSFGITQAQASSFESSFPRIPDKKGNPHSSNVQNPTVTLQKTIPSKPDCVTIESHIEVIATNSESNDFPPLTESQPNVLVTNVNNEKDLNESISEKGKQLNKMNQTNMTGEIPQPVSQVVISNPLPDLQTPHSQDPDKNKTIFNASTTVSSKRSRRIFSRKDTSKISISHRDKVNELKKQESFTGNRELGSAMSLPFIQESRTSPSFPSSIQSCHQELTVNNGDISSIIKDNHWSSEPTNIQNPQSLEKPVILDTEGKQCTTTHSTTCRRSTDSHSVSCNSLGLPSDAPQNSSPSNTSFLDALVIPSSTVISRRPSEEDPSLGEREENNNAGKNQNNQFAISPSEIQKSNDGHVPIYNEVGDIFTCHSSHPFRDRKGKGKIRRRISCIEKLSKIESRSTPTSDNSTLDEVNQGDSEVPDRHVIYCTLPRKSSSFLINNKESESKIKATSFRNVPYPFQIKISMEEPTKKDTSNKFNSTSPEFSKVASDSVPIAPAAAEKITNMKSFGSASVRKGSLPFLIKRAVSCPSGETYSLAGRNERKKCSVSNLDASVTPRPWDRIIYPMESDSSVRDCSFTKIYHQKEYSEDCTENDSKIAAFGTGVFPLSNEHPFSSDMSGKTLHKYKTTSTFSVSGDEDNVKCLEVVSIYYTLPRKPSKKFCDLLQKYTQNTDSLAASPKVETEIFSNALEKDKLNCSTQGLSERPPPEDLNIPAHSAQENNHHLSQTIENNTVLLLPNSGPLELPLQEMASVEADVSLYKGESKSREIFPDNFAKATQGDSLSRKERGEKMLCETLNTSSVLLEKKVEEGKSENCQQSIKSGNDGPSSLPTHSEDNAENPQAVRCSGKSVGSGTDITSAGNSNCPQKDAITKRNSILETKAVDDSSSGSQCREVRGRTGTDCQKMTNKALSDSESQVFALISTFHKLQLDEESCSGKPDLESLQPEPKEIPPKGLEVNVTQSRKAKDEMYRLTKDQTSLPEGSNENKTSLNDLEKGKKRSSVKHKLAAMSKASRKFPAKDLSPRRHVATIFQKDGSISGMDSLSLGTPESNALSPDPSPTPAESTEGSRRLSNDAADAENSDTTLRLTVISNRESSAPLSDQNSVSISQPHWNEFKNISESTPKNENSKDVTVAHTLERESGAPAQPTFTNLGDADVSDSHRRLSPPFPLEPAWKSLTISIPLAGCQQQQKSASSPEWEPEPHFYRSKSLKSMNAHGDPLRKSHPPKIRERHFSESTSIDEALSRLTLGNEFSINNGYSQRFRSFSELPSRDEKESSALYSDRTKTGPKSATSISRPIDYGIFGKEQQLAFLENVKRSLTQGRLWKPTFLKNPGFLRDGVINSPNTSESLSSNPPSRMPQDDLSPSETLKIYEEDPVDSDCGSDTTTDDEYYLDENDKESEL; from the coding sequence ttttagaTGATTTGGACAGCAAACTGGCTCAGGAACAGTCTCCAGACTCAGTGAATACCAAGACACCCCTCAACTATGGATCAAGAACCCAGTTCAGTCATTTTTACTCCGGTGGGAACAGGCACAGTAATATCCCAGAAAGGCACAAAAATCACTATAATGAAACTTCTAATATGTCTATCTATGATATCCTAAGACCAGGAACCCCTAGGGAAGGCTTTAAAACCTTTTCTCCTAGAACAAGGACAATTTATGATATGTACAGGACAAGGGAGCCCAGAGTCTTAAAAGAagattatttacaaaataatactTTTGGTAGTACTTCTCTGTGTTTTGATAACAGGCAACGATCAGCTTCACCAGCCACAGGGCATTTCACAGCAAGAAGCTTACATATCCCAGCCATAACTCAGAACAGAAATGGGTTTATACCACAGAGCCACCGGCAGAGCCCAAAGAGAACTCCTTTATCATCCATCGTATGGAATAGATCAGATTCTTTTAGAGATGGGCAGAACCAGGAAGAGTTCCTGAGGTTACCATCACCAATGGAAATTGACCCTGCTGATCAGTGTATGCATCCTAGATGTTTTCAGGAGAATAGGAGATATGAATTTTACCATTCACAGAATGTTTACCAAAGTGTTAGTTTAAATGCCCCTGTGGACAATGCAATGAATCCAGACCCATTTGAGAACACAGAGAATATGCCATTCCACCATCAAGACAATCCATTTGCTAGGTCTTTCTTTAGCAACACCTTTGGACGTAGCAGAGATCGGAGATTTGGACAAAGTCCTTCTTGGGGTCAACAAGAAGAATATTTTTCCTGGTCTGACTTTCATCGAAACAATAAACCATTTGTTTCTTCTGACAGAGACTTTGAAATGATTTCCACTGAAGCAAATAGTGCATCAGCTGTTCATGGCCACTGTGTCCCTTCTCAATACTGGAGATCGTTTTCTCCTTGTTATGGACCAAATGTTCCCAGAGACCAAGATGAGCCATGTCCCTGGCAGTTTGATTTTCAGAGAAACACATTGGAAAGAATGGAAGTGTCTCAAGGCAATGGGAGCCAGTCAGCTCCCCATGTCAGCACATCAAATGTTTGTCCTGTGACTGGTTCAAGCTATCACATAAAACCTGGTGGGTTAGAATATCAACAGGATAATTCTCCTATAGAGGTATATTTAAATGAAGATGCTTACTCTTTTGGAATTACTCAGGCCCAAGCATCCTCATTTGAAAGTTCCTTTCCCCGGATTCCTGATAAGAAAGGGAATCCTCACAGTTCCAACGTTCAGAATCCCACAGTCACTTTGCAGAAAACTATTCCCAGTAAGCCTGATTGTGTTACAATAGAAAGCCATATAGAAGTTATTGCTACCAACAGTGAGTCAAATGATTTTCCACCTCTTACTGAAAGCCAGCCCAATGTCTTGGTTACAAACGTGAATAATGAGAAAGACTTGAATGAATCTATTTCGGAAAAAGGCAAACAACTGAACAAGATGAACCAGACAAACATGACAGGTGAAATACCACAACCTGTTTCACAGGTAGTGATCTCTAACCCCTTACCTGATTTGCAAACTCCCCATTCCCAGGACCCAGACAagaacaaaacaatttttaatgcaTCTACCACAGTAAGTTCAAAAAGGTCACGCAGAATCTTTTCTAGGAAAGACACCTCCAAAATTTCTATATCACACAGGGATAAAGTCAATGAACTTAAAAAACAAGAGAGTTTTACTGGGAATAGAGAACTTGGCTCAGCcatgtcccttcctttcattcAAGAAAGCAGAACATCACCATCTTTTCCCAGCTCAATTCAAAGTTGTCACCAGGAATTAACAGTAAATAATGGAGATATTTCAAGCATCATTAAAGATAATCACTGGAGCTCTGAACCTACTAATATTCAAAATCCTCAGTCTCTAGAAAAACCTGTCATTTTAGATACTGAGGGGAAACAGTGTACCACAACTCATTCTACCACCTGCAGAAGATCTACAGACAGCCACAGTGTCTCATGTAATTCTTTAGGTCTGCCATCAGATGCACCACAAAATTCCTCACCATCAAATACTTCTTTCCTTGATGCTCTAGTGATTCCTTCTAGTACAGTAATCTCCAGAAGACCTTCAGAAGAAGATCCATCTctgggagaaagggaagaaaacaacAATGCTGGTAAGAACCAAAATAATCAGTTTGCCATAAGCCCCTCAGAAATCCAAAAGAGTAATGATGGTCATGTGCCCATATATAATGAAGTGGGTGATATTTTCACATGCCATTCAAGCCATCCTTTCAGGGatagaaagggaaaaggaaaaatcagacGTCGCATATCCTGTAttgaaaaattaagcaaaatagaAAGTAGATCAACACCCACGAGTGATAACAGTACCCTTGATGAAGTGAATCAAGGCGATTCTGAGGTTCCTGACCGTCACGTGATTTATTGTACCTTACCAAGAAAATCATCCAGTTTTCTCATCAATAACAAGGaatcagaaagtaaaataaaggCCACTTCATTTAGGAATGTTCCATATCCATTCCAAATAAAAATTAGTATGGAAGAGCCAACAAAGAAGGACACATCAAACAAATTCAATTCTACTTCTCCTGAATTCTCCAAAGTAGCTTCAGACTCAGTCCCAATAGCACCTGCAGCTGCAGAGAAGATAACAAATATGAAAAGCTTTGGATCTGCTTCTGTTAGGAAAGGATCACTCCCATTCCTTATTAAAAGGGCTGTGTCATGTCCTTCAGGGGAGACATATTCCTTGgctggaagaaatgaaagaaaaaaatgctcagTTTCAAACTTGGATGCTTCTGTGACACCAAGGCCTTGGGATAGAATCATTTACCCTATGGAAAGTGACTCATCTGTTAGGGATTGTTCTTTTACCAAAATCTACCACCAAAAGGAATACTCTGAAGACTGCACTGAAAATGATAGTAAAATTGCTGCCTTTGGGACAGGTGTATTTCCCCTGTCAAATGAGCACCCCTTTTCTTCAGACATGTCAGGAAAAACATTGCATAAATATAAGACAACTAGCACGTTTTCTGTTTCTGGTGATGAAGATAATGTAAAATGTCTTGAGGTGGTTTCAATATATTACACTCTACCAAGAAAGCCCAGCAAAAAATTCTGTGATCTCCTTCAAAAGTATACACAAAATACTGATTCACTTGCAGCGTCACCTAAAGTGGAgactgaaatattttctaatgctTTAGAAAAAGACAAACTAAATTGTTCTACACAAGGGCTGTCAGAAAGACCTCCGCCTGAAGATCTAAACATACCAGCTCACTCTGCTCAGGAGAACAACCATCACCTTTCTCAGACCATTGAAAATAACACTGTTTTACTATTACCAAATAGTGGGCCCTTAGAGCTACCATTACAGGAAATGGCTTCTGTTGAAGCAGATGTTTCTCTTTATAAAGGAGAATCTAAATCAAGAGAGATTTTTCCGGATAACTTTGCTAAAGCAACTCAAGGTGACTCATTAagcaggaaagagagaggggaaaaaatgctATGTGAAACCCTGAACACTTCATCAGTgcttctggaaaaaaaagttgaagagggaAAATCTGAAAATTGTCAGCAATCCATTAAATCAGGTAATGATGGTCCCTCTAGTCTCCCAACTCATTCAGAAGATAATGCTGAAAATCCTCAAGCAGTAAGATGTTCTGGCAAAAGTGTAGGTAGTGGTACAGACATTACATCTGCTGGGAACAGCAATTGCCCTCAAAAAGATGCCATCACAAAAAGAAACTCAATTCTTGAAACCAAAGCTGTAGATGATAGCTCCAGTGGGTCACAGTGTAGGGAAgtcagagggagaactggaacaGATTGCCAAAAAATGActaataaagcactttctgactcAGAAAGCCAAGTCTTTGCTCTGATCTCCACTTTTCATAAACTACAGCTCGATGAGGAGTCTTGTTCAGGTAAACCAGATTTAGAGAGTTTGCAGCCTGAACCCAAAGAAATACCTCCAAAAGGTCTGGAGGTAAATGTGACCCAAAGCAGGAAGGCTAAAGATGAAATGTATAGGTTGACAAAGGATCAAACTTCACTCCCTGaaggaagtaatgaaaataaaaccagCCTCAATGAcctagagaaaggaaaaaaaagatcttcAGTTAAACACAAATTGGCAGCCATGTCGAAAGCAAGCAGAAAATTCCCAGCTAAAGATTTAAGCCCCAGAAGACATGTAGCTACTATTTTCCAAAAAGATGGGAGCATATCTGGCATGGACAGTTTATCTCTTGGCACACCAGAGAGCAACGCACTGTCCCCTGATCCCTCTCCAACACCTGCAGAGTCCACAGAGGGAAGCAGAAGGTTGAGTAACGATGCAGCAGATGCGGAGAATTCTGATACCACTCTCCGGCTTACAGTAATATCCAACAGAGAATCTTCTGCACCATTAAGTGATCAGAATTCTGTCAGCATTTCACAACCACACtggaatgaatttaaaaacatctCAGAGTCAACACCAAAGAATGAGAACTCTAAAGATGTAACAGTTGCTCATACCTTAGAAAGAGAGTCAggagccccagcccagcccacatTCACCAACCTCGGGGATGCTGACGTCTCTGACAGTcacaggaggctgagccctcctttTCCTTTGGAGCCTGCATGGAAATCTCTCACAATAAGCATCCCACTGGCTGGTTGTCAGCAGCAACAAAAGAGTGCTTCCTCTCCAGAGTGGGAGCCTGAGCCACATTTCTATCGCTCAAAGAGTTTAAAAAGCATGAATGCACATGGTGATCCGCTACGCAAAAGTCATCCTCCAAAAATCAGGGAGCGCCATTTTTCTGAAAGTACTTCTATTGATGAGGCCCTGAGTCGACTGACTCTTGGGAATGAATTTTCTATTAATAATGGATACAGTCAAAGATTCAGATCTTTTTCTGAACTTCCCTCCCGTGATGAAAAGGAAAGTTCGGCTTTGTATAGCGACAGGACTAAAACAGGCCCCAAGTCTGCAACATCTATATCTAGACCTATTGACTATGGGATTTTTGGGAAAGAACAACAGTTGGCTTTCTTGGAGAATGTAAAGCGTTCACTCACACAAGGAAGACTATGGAAACCAACTTTTCTTAAAAACCCTGGCTTTCTGAGAGATGGTGTAATTAACTCTCCCAACACATCAGAGTCCTTAAGCTCAAATCCTCCTAGTAGAATGCCACAAGATGACTTATCTCCAAGtgaaacacttaaaatatatgaGGAGGACCCAGTGGACTCAGATTGTGGCTCAGACACAACTACAGATGATGAGTACTACCTGGATGAAAATGATAAGGAGTCAGAACTGTGA